From the genome of Vicia villosa cultivar HV-30 ecotype Madison, WI linkage group LG2, Vvil1.0, whole genome shotgun sequence, one region includes:
- the LOC131645981 gene encoding transcription factor bHLH123-like isoform X2, whose product MAEEQFQPSGNWWETPARNMRFESVEQQQQQQQQSSSFGGWQQQQQQHHDTMSASGSSSVVFHEKLQPSDSSTSNNDNNNNNNLHMMNLGLSSQTIDWNQASLLSDKASEGSFRSMLQENLNSSSTNFDQETGLSHWRQESCNNNNEFKQVNRGFSLDQTQFSPQYSSGDSNMISQLDSSALYGNPSMLQGLLGTETNQIQPQHGNSSMNFPYSSTSFGLSSNDLIPSWSKIPQQKQQQQLHFTNNAPFWNASESSIKDSSSSFLPPFSNPNFGAQTKNISEGRDPSGVVKKSGSEPAPKRSRNETPSPLPAFKVRKEKMGDRITALQQLVSPFGKTDTASVLSEAIEYIKFLHEQVTILSTPYMKSGAPIQHQQGCGKSKEVEGPKQDLRSRGLCLVPVSSTFPMTHEPTVEYWTPTFGGTFR is encoded by the exons ATGGCTGAAGAACAGTTTCAACCTAGTGGAAATTGGTGGGAGACACCAGCTAGAAACATGAGATTTGAAAGtgttgaacaacaacaacaacagcaacaacaatcttcttcctttgGTGGTTGgcagcagcagcaacaacaacatcatgataCTATGTCTGCTTCCGGTAGTTCTTCGGTTGTTTTTCATGAAAAGCTTCAACCTTCAGATTCTTCTACTTCAAAtaatgacaacaacaacaacaataacttgcATATGATGAATTTAGGACTTTCATCTCAAACCATTGATTGGAATCAAGCATCTTTACT AAGTGACAAGGCTTCAGAAGGAAGTTTTAGGTCTATGCTGCAAGAGAATTTGAATTCATCAAGCACAAATTTTGATCAAGAAACTGGATTGAGTCATTGGAGACAAGAATCTTGTAATAATAACAATGAATTCAAGCAAGTGAATAGAGGTTTCTCTTTGGATCAAACACAGTTTAGTCCTCAATATAGTTCAGGAGATAGTAACATGATAAGCCAATTGGATTCTTCAGCTTTGTATGGTAACCCTTCCATGTTACAAGGACTTTTAGGAACTGAAACTAATCAAATTCAACCTCAACATGGTAATAGTTCCATGAATTTTCCTTATTCGTCAACGAGCTTCGGTTTGAGTTCAAATGATTTAATTCCTTCTTGGTCTAAAATacctcaacaaaaacaacaacaacaattgcaTTTCACCAATAACGCTCCTTTCTGGAATGCTTCGGAGTCGAGTATTAAAGATTCTTCATCTAGCTTCTTGCCTCCATTTTCCAATCCAAATTTTGGTGCACAAACAAAG AATATATCTGAAGGTAGGGACCCAAGTGGTGTGGTGAAGAAAAGTGGGAGTGAGCCTGCACCAAAAAGGTCCAGAAATGAAACCCCATCACCTTTGCCAGCTTTTAAG GTGAGAAAAGAGAAAATGGGGGACAGAATCACTGCACTTCAACAATTGGTTTCACCTTTTGGAAAG ACTGATACAGCCTCAGTGCTCTCTGAAGCAATTGAATATATCAAGTTTCTTCATGAACAAGTGACT attttaagcACACCATATATGAAAAGTGGTGCTCCAATCCAACATCAACAG GGTTGTGGTAAATCTAAGGAAGTAGAGGGTCCAAAGCAAGATCTTAGAAGCAGAGGGTTGTGCTTAGTACCAGTTTCTAGTACGTTTCCAATGACTCATGAACCCACAGTTGAATATTGGACACCAACATTTGGAGGAACTTTCAGATAA
- the LOC131645981 gene encoding transcription factor bHLH123-like isoform X1: MAEEQFQPSGNWWETPARNMRFESVEQQQQQQQQSSSFGGWQQQQQQHHDTMSASGSSSVVFHEKLQPSDSSTSNNDNNNNNNLHMMNLGLSSQTIDWNQASLLRSDKASEGSFRSMLQENLNSSSTNFDQETGLSHWRQESCNNNNEFKQVNRGFSLDQTQFSPQYSSGDSNMISQLDSSALYGNPSMLQGLLGTETNQIQPQHGNSSMNFPYSSTSFGLSSNDLIPSWSKIPQQKQQQQLHFTNNAPFWNASESSIKDSSSSFLPPFSNPNFGAQTKNISEGRDPSGVVKKSGSEPAPKRSRNETPSPLPAFKVRKEKMGDRITALQQLVSPFGKTDTASVLSEAIEYIKFLHEQVTILSTPYMKSGAPIQHQQGCGKSKEVEGPKQDLRSRGLCLVPVSSTFPMTHEPTVEYWTPTFGGTFR; encoded by the exons ATGGCTGAAGAACAGTTTCAACCTAGTGGAAATTGGTGGGAGACACCAGCTAGAAACATGAGATTTGAAAGtgttgaacaacaacaacaacagcaacaacaatcttcttcctttgGTGGTTGgcagcagcagcaacaacaacatcatgataCTATGTCTGCTTCCGGTAGTTCTTCGGTTGTTTTTCATGAAAAGCTTCAACCTTCAGATTCTTCTACTTCAAAtaatgacaacaacaacaacaataacttgcATATGATGAATTTAGGACTTTCATCTCAAACCATTGATTGGAATCAAGCATCTTTACT AAGAAGTGACAAGGCTTCAGAAGGAAGTTTTAGGTCTATGCTGCAAGAGAATTTGAATTCATCAAGCACAAATTTTGATCAAGAAACTGGATTGAGTCATTGGAGACAAGAATCTTGTAATAATAACAATGAATTCAAGCAAGTGAATAGAGGTTTCTCTTTGGATCAAACACAGTTTAGTCCTCAATATAGTTCAGGAGATAGTAACATGATAAGCCAATTGGATTCTTCAGCTTTGTATGGTAACCCTTCCATGTTACAAGGACTTTTAGGAACTGAAACTAATCAAATTCAACCTCAACATGGTAATAGTTCCATGAATTTTCCTTATTCGTCAACGAGCTTCGGTTTGAGTTCAAATGATTTAATTCCTTCTTGGTCTAAAATacctcaacaaaaacaacaacaacaattgcaTTTCACCAATAACGCTCCTTTCTGGAATGCTTCGGAGTCGAGTATTAAAGATTCTTCATCTAGCTTCTTGCCTCCATTTTCCAATCCAAATTTTGGTGCACAAACAAAG AATATATCTGAAGGTAGGGACCCAAGTGGTGTGGTGAAGAAAAGTGGGAGTGAGCCTGCACCAAAAAGGTCCAGAAATGAAACCCCATCACCTTTGCCAGCTTTTAAG GTGAGAAAAGAGAAAATGGGGGACAGAATCACTGCACTTCAACAATTGGTTTCACCTTTTGGAAAG ACTGATACAGCCTCAGTGCTCTCTGAAGCAATTGAATATATCAAGTTTCTTCATGAACAAGTGACT attttaagcACACCATATATGAAAAGTGGTGCTCCAATCCAACATCAACAG GGTTGTGGTAAATCTAAGGAAGTAGAGGGTCCAAAGCAAGATCTTAGAAGCAGAGGGTTGTGCTTAGTACCAGTTTCTAGTACGTTTCCAATGACTCATGAACCCACAGTTGAATATTGGACACCAACATTTGGAGGAACTTTCAGATAA
- the LOC131648672 gene encoding uncharacterized protein LOC131648672, producing the protein MEKWKAFALSKEEEKGVVANDEEIIKEESIQRTLAGKLWTESNFNTRAFKTTMLNAWKLKHTVEVQDLSKNLFLFKFASKRDMEYVLKPGPWSLDRALLVLKRISGEEQPSDLNMHFSSFWVRIYDLPLMLRSETMAKKLGNIIGTYEKMDVKEAHRNDRFLRIKVTLNLKEPLKRGTIITFKEKHIRVHFKYEILPTFFFVCGRMGHQIKDCETVEDLNEEGYEELEDQDLAFGQWLRASPLPKLNEEFNRKDSSSSICSRELFNVSSSQIRCEHKGKGESEDLEVQQDNHILNQQKDTGKCGEETNVNPMNVETVAEFLGAVALSTEKLAKSNEVGVQKRKWVRRKSMKSAKTAAESSAKTKLSKRHLVDVMVVEGFLDDYGGGDKKRKQVVEAKHSLKKGS; encoded by the coding sequence ATGGAGAAGTGGAAGGCTTTTGCCCTTTcgaaagaagaggagaaaggagtAGTAGCGAACGATGAGGAGATTATCAAAGAGGAATCCATTCAGCGTACACTCGCAGGGAAGTTGTGGACTGAGAGTAATTTCAATACGCGAGCATTCAAAACCACAATGTTGAATGCTTGGAAGCTGAAACACACAGTTGAAGTTCAGGACCTGAGTAAAAATCTATTTCTATTCAAGTTTGCCTCAAAGAGAGATATGGAATATGTTCTCAAGCCTGGACCATGGAGTTTAGATAGAGCCTTGCTGGTATTGAAACGCATATCAGGAGAGGAACAACCTTCAGATCTGAACATGCATTTCAGTTCCTTCTGGGTCCGGATATACGACCTGCCACTTATGCTCAGGTCTGAAACAATGGCAAAGAAACTTGGAAACATTATTGGAACGTATGAGAAAATGGATGTCAAGGAGGCGCATCGGAACGACAGGTTTCTGCGGATTAAGGTTACATTAAATCTGAAAGAACCTTTGAAGCGTGGAACAATTATAACTTTCAAAGAGAAACACATAAGGGTCCATTTCAAATACGAGATATTGCCAACCTTTTTCTTTGTTTGTGGTCGAATGGGTCATCAGATTAAAGATTGTGAAACGGTTGAGGATCTTAATGAGGAAGGATACGAGGAGCTAGAGGATCAAGACTTAGCTTTTGGGCAATGGCTACGTGCATCCCCTCTCCCTAAACTGAATGAAGAATTTAATAGAAAGGACTCTAGCTCCAGTATTTGCAGCAGAGAACTCTTCAACGTTTCTTCTAGTCAAATCCGCTGTGAACATAAAGGGAAAGGTGAAAGTGAAGATCTTGAAGTACAACAAGACAACCATATTCTAAACCAGCAAAAAGACACTGGTAAGTGCGGGGAGGAGACAAATGTGAACCCTATGAATGTGGAGACGGTTGCTGAATTCCTCGGAGCGGTTGCATTATCAACAGAGAAATTAGCCAAGTCCAATGAAGTAGGTGTCCAGAAAAGAAAGTGGGTGAGAAGAAAGAGCATGAAAAGTGCTAAAACGGCTGCAGAATCTTCGGCCAAGACAAAATTATCCAAGCGACACCTTGTGGATGTCATGGTGGTAGAAGGCTTTCTTGATGATTATGGTGGGGGAGATAAGAAAAGGAAACAAGTGGTAGAAGCTAAGCACTCTCTTAAAAAAGGATCATAG